In one window of Thermus aquaticus DNA:
- the rplT gene encoding 50S ribosomal protein L20 — translation MPRAKTGVVRRRRHKKILKLAKGYWGLRSKSFRKARETLFAAGNYAYRDRKARKREFRKLWIVRINAACRQHGLNYSSFMNGLKKAGIELDRKVLADLAVREPQAFAELVEKAKAARA, via the coding sequence ATGCCGCGCGCCAAGACCGGCGTCGTCCGTCGCCGCAGGCACAAGAAGATCCTCAAGCTGGCCAAGGGGTACTGGGGCCTCCGCTCCAAGAGCTTCCGCAAGGCCCGGGAGACCCTCTTTGCCGCCGGGAACTACGCCTACCGGGACCGCAAGGCCAGGAAGCGGGAGTTCCGCAAGCTCTGGATCGTGCGCATCAACGCCGCCTGCCGCCAGCACGGCCTCAACTACTCCAGCTTCATGAACGGGCTCAAGAAGGCGGGGATTGAGCTGGACCGCAAGGTCCTGGCCGACCTGGCGGTGCGGGAGCCCCAGGCCTTCGCCGAGCTGGTGGAGAAGGCCAAAGCGGCCCGGGCCTGA
- the radA gene encoding DNA repair protein RadA: MAKASYVCVECGYRTPKPLGRCPGCGAWGSFKESVQEPPRASPSPRIPELLPLSQVDEAEERRFSSGLSEVDRVLGGGFVPGEVVLLGGEPGVGKSTLLLEMARRMPRRVYYVAGEESPAQIKLRARRLGGEELLLVRETRLEPLLALLEREPPEALFVDSIQTIEANGSPGSLVAVREATSALVRFAKESGTAVVLVGHVTKEGVVAGPKSVEHAVDATLYLETAGVYRVLRSAKNRFGPVGELGVFRMEEEGLLEVGNPSEAFLQERPLGVPGSAVALALAGERALALEVQALAAKTPFPAPRRVVQGLDGRRVDMVLAVLERRLGLPLANLDVYVNLAGGLRVLDPGLDLAVALAVYSAVVGRPLPQDLAVVGEVGLLGEVRSVVSLERRLKEGERAGFGRFLHPGNTRGLAQAVEAYLG, encoded by the coding sequence ATGGCCAAGGCCAGCTACGTCTGCGTGGAGTGCGGCTACCGCACCCCCAAGCCTCTGGGGCGCTGCCCTGGGTGTGGGGCCTGGGGAAGCTTCAAGGAATCGGTCCAGGAGCCGCCCAGGGCGAGCCCCAGCCCGAGGATCCCCGAACTCCTGCCCCTTTCCCAGGTAGACGAGGCGGAGGAGAGGCGCTTCTCCTCGGGGCTCTCCGAAGTGGACCGGGTCCTGGGCGGGGGGTTTGTGCCCGGGGAGGTGGTTCTTCTGGGCGGGGAGCCGGGGGTGGGCAAGAGCACCCTGCTTCTGGAGATGGCCCGGCGCATGCCCAGGCGGGTCTACTACGTGGCGGGGGAGGAGTCCCCCGCCCAGATCAAGCTCCGGGCGAGGCGGCTTGGGGGGGAGGAGCTTCTGCTGGTGCGGGAGACCCGCCTGGAGCCCCTTCTGGCCCTCCTGGAGCGGGAGCCCCCCGAGGCCCTCTTTGTGGACTCCATCCAGACCATTGAGGCCAACGGGAGCCCGGGAAGCCTGGTGGCGGTGCGGGAGGCCACCTCGGCCCTGGTGCGCTTCGCCAAGGAGAGCGGGACGGCGGTGGTCCTGGTGGGCCACGTGACCAAGGAGGGGGTGGTGGCGGGCCCCAAGAGCGTGGAGCACGCCGTGGACGCCACCCTTTACCTGGAGACCGCCGGGGTCTACCGGGTCCTAAGGAGCGCCAAGAACCGCTTCGGCCCGGTGGGGGAGCTCGGGGTCTTCCGTATGGAGGAGGAGGGGCTTCTGGAGGTGGGAAACCCCTCGGAGGCCTTTCTCCAGGAAAGGCCCCTGGGGGTGCCGGGGAGCGCCGTCGCCCTGGCCCTGGCCGGGGAGAGGGCCCTGGCCCTCGAGGTCCAGGCCCTGGCCGCCAAGACGCCCTTCCCCGCCCCCCGCCGGGTGGTCCAGGGACTGGACGGGAGGCGGGTGGACATGGTCCTGGCGGTCCTGGAGAGGCGGCTCGGCCTTCCCCTCGCCAACCTGGACGTCTACGTGAACCTGGCGGGGGGGCTAAGGGTCCTGGACCCGGGGCTGGACCTGGCCGTGGCCCTGGCGGTGTATTCTGCGGTGGTGGGCCGCCCCCTCCCCCAGGACCTGGCGGTGGTGGGTGAGGTGGGCCTTCTCGGCGAGGTCCGGAGCGTGGTGAGCCTGGAAAGAAGGCTGAAGGAAGGCGAGCGGGCCGGGTTCGGGCGCTTTCTGCACCCCGGCAACACCCGGGGCCTGGCCCAGGCGGTGGAGGCCTATCTGGGATGA
- a CDS encoding glycine--tRNA ligase, producing the protein MPASTLDELVALCKRRGFIFQSAEIYGGLQGVYDYGPLGVELKNNLKQAWWRRNVYERDDMEGLDASVLTHRLVLHYSGHEATFADPMVDNRITKKRYRLDHLLKEQPEEVLRRLFRAMEVEEGNLHALVQAMMTFPERAGGAMTAAMVVDPATGEPGDWTPPRYFNMMFKTYVGPVEDEAGLAYLRPETAQGIFINFKNVLDTTSRKLPFGIAQIGKAFRNEITPRNFIFRVREFEQMEIEYFVRPGEDERWHRYWVEERLKWWQEMGLSRENLVAYQQPPEELAHYAKATVDLLYRFPHGLEELEGIANRTDFDLGSHTKDQEELGITARVLKNEHATQRLAYRDPETGRWFVPYVIEPSAGVDRGVLALLAEAFTREELPSGEERIVLKLKPQLAPIKVAVIPLVKNRPEITEYAKRLKARLQALGLGRVLYEDTGNIGKAYRRHDEVGTPFAVTVDYDTLGQGKDGTSKLKDTVTVRDRDTMEQIRLHVDELEGFLKEKLRW; encoded by the coding sequence ATGCCGGCCAGCACCCTGGACGAACTGGTGGCCCTTTGCAAAAGGCGGGGCTTCATCTTTCAAAGCGCGGAGATTTACGGCGGCCTGCAGGGCGTCTACGACTACGGGCCTTTGGGGGTGGAGCTCAAGAACAACCTGAAGCAGGCCTGGTGGCGCAGAAACGTCTACGAGCGGGACGACATGGAGGGGCTGGACGCCAGCGTCCTCACCCACCGCCTGGTCCTCCACTACTCCGGGCACGAGGCCACCTTCGCCGACCCCATGGTGGACAACCGCATCACCAAGAAGCGCTACCGCCTGGATCACCTCCTCAAAGAGCAGCCCGAGGAGGTCTTAAGACGCCTCTTTCGGGCCATGGAGGTGGAGGAGGGGAACCTCCACGCCCTGGTCCAGGCCATGATGACCTTCCCCGAGCGGGCCGGGGGGGCCATGACGGCGGCCATGGTGGTGGACCCGGCCACCGGGGAGCCAGGGGACTGGACCCCGCCCCGGTACTTCAACATGATGTTCAAGACCTACGTGGGGCCGGTGGAGGACGAGGCGGGCCTGGCCTACCTGCGTCCCGAGACCGCCCAGGGGATCTTCATCAACTTCAAAAACGTCCTGGACACCACCAGCCGCAAGCTCCCCTTCGGCATCGCCCAGATCGGCAAGGCCTTCCGCAACGAGATCACCCCCAGGAACTTCATCTTCCGGGTGCGGGAGTTTGAGCAGATGGAGATTGAGTACTTCGTGCGCCCGGGGGAGGACGAGCGCTGGCACCGCTACTGGGTGGAGGAACGCCTCAAGTGGTGGCAGGAGATGGGCTTGAGCCGGGAGAACCTGGTGGCCTACCAGCAACCCCCCGAGGAGCTGGCCCACTACGCCAAGGCCACCGTGGACCTCCTCTACCGCTTCCCCCACGGCCTGGAGGAGCTGGAGGGCATCGCCAACCGCACCGACTTTGACCTGGGGAGCCACACCAAGGACCAGGAGGAGCTTGGCATCACCGCCAGGGTCCTCAAGAACGAGCACGCCACCCAGCGCCTGGCCTACCGGGATCCCGAGACGGGCAGGTGGTTCGTGCCCTACGTCATTGAGCCCTCCGCCGGGGTGGACCGGGGGGTCTTGGCCCTCCTCGCCGAGGCCTTCACCCGGGAGGAGCTTCCCAGTGGGGAAGAGCGCATCGTCCTGAAGCTCAAGCCCCAGCTCGCCCCCATCAAGGTGGCGGTGATCCCCCTGGTGAAGAACCGCCCCGAGATCACCGAGTACGCCAAAAGGCTTAAGGCCAGGCTGCAGGCCCTGGGCCTCGGGCGGGTGCTCTACGAGGACACGGGCAACATTGGCAAGGCCTACCGCCGCCATGACGAGGTGGGCACCCCCTTTGCCGTCACCGTGGACTACGACACCCTGGGCCAGGGCAAGGACGGCACCAGCAAGCTCAAGGACACGGTCACGGTGCGGGACCGGGACACCATGGAGCAGATCCGCCTCCACGTGGACGAGCTGGAGGGGTTTTTGAAGGAGAAGCTTCGGTGGTAG
- a CDS encoding ATP-dependent Clp protease ATP-binding subunit — translation MNRYDDRARLVFHYAREEGSRLGHSMIGPEHLLLGLMREGGTAARILQEYGASLEAMRRMVEELVGRGEGSRTGEPPAITPRARRVMELASAEARNMGAQVIGTEHILLGIIREGDGIAYRILSHFAKDVDAIRWRILAMADNREREKPVNTPFLDEYGRDLTKEAREGKLDPVIGRQEEINRVIQILARRTKNNPVLIGDPGVGKTAIVEGLAQAIVEGRVPPILKGARVVAIDLAGVVAGTKYRGEFEERLRQIIEELKNAKVIAFIDELHTLIGAGGAEGTLDAANILKPALARGEIQVIGATTTGEYHRYIEKDAALERRFQPVIVLEPSPEETLEILKGLRPRYEAHHGVIIPDEILELSVKIGIRSLPGRNFPDKAIDLIDEAASRVRLNASLGLPVAEEEDGTPVVTREDIEAVVDSWGGVYVDDKDDEKLMHLEEELRKRVVGQEEAIKALANALRRARVGLGGRTRVAASFLFVGQSGVGKTQLAKALAEVLFGSERALIRFDMSEFQEPHSISKLIGAPPGYVGYEQGGRLTEAVRRQPFSVVLLDEIEKAHPDIYNTFLQVLDEGRLTDGMGRTVDFRRVILIMTSNTGYNVGPAIGFTSREVDTESPLKALFTPEFLDRLDEVIRFRPLTEEELVRVAELMLEEIQKELKARDVEVTFAPEVARFVVDQAPKTGSARAIRGVIRERIEDPLSLALLKKPTGRLYVTVEDGGLAFHEVEEFLV, via the coding sequence ATGAACAGGTACGACGATCGCGCCAGGCTGGTCTTCCACTACGCGAGGGAGGAGGGGAGCCGCTTAGGCCACTCCATGATCGGCCCGGAGCACCTCCTCCTGGGCCTGATGCGCGAGGGGGGCACGGCGGCCCGCATCCTCCAGGAGTACGGGGCGAGCCTCGAGGCCATGCGCCGCATGGTGGAGGAGCTGGTGGGCCGCGGCGAGGGGAGCCGCACCGGGGAACCCCCCGCCATCACGCCCAGGGCGAGGCGGGTCATGGAGTTGGCCAGCGCCGAGGCCCGCAACATGGGGGCCCAGGTGATCGGCACCGAGCACATCCTCCTGGGCATCATCCGCGAAGGGGACGGGATCGCCTACCGCATCCTCTCCCACTTCGCCAAGGACGTGGACGCCATCCGCTGGCGCATCCTGGCCATGGCGGATAACCGCGAGCGGGAAAAGCCCGTGAACACGCCTTTCCTGGACGAGTACGGCCGCGACCTCACCAAGGAGGCCCGGGAAGGGAAGCTGGACCCGGTGATCGGCCGCCAGGAGGAGATCAACCGGGTGATCCAGATCCTGGCCCGCCGCACCAAGAACAACCCGGTGCTCATCGGGGACCCCGGGGTGGGCAAGACCGCCATCGTGGAAGGGCTGGCCCAGGCCATCGTGGAGGGCCGGGTCCCCCCCATCCTCAAGGGGGCCCGGGTGGTGGCCATTGACCTGGCCGGGGTGGTGGCGGGCACCAAGTACCGGGGCGAGTTTGAGGAGCGCCTGCGCCAGATCATTGAGGAGCTCAAAAACGCCAAGGTCATCGCCTTCATTGACGAGCTCCACACCCTGATCGGCGCCGGGGGGGCCGAGGGCACCCTGGACGCCGCCAACATCCTCAAGCCCGCCCTGGCCCGGGGCGAGATCCAGGTCATCGGGGCCACCACCACCGGGGAGTACCACCGCTACATAGAGAAAGACGCCGCCCTGGAACGGCGCTTCCAGCCCGTCATCGTCCTGGAGCCCTCCCCAGAGGAGACCCTGGAGATCCTAAAAGGCCTCCGGCCCCGCTACGAGGCCCACCACGGGGTCATCATCCCCGACGAGATCCTGGAGCTTTCCGTCAAGATCGGCATCCGTTCCCTCCCGGGGCGCAACTTCCCCGACAAAGCCATTGACCTCATTGACGAGGCCGCCAGCCGGGTCCGCCTCAACGCCTCCCTGGGCCTCCCCGTGGCCGAGGAGGAGGACGGCACCCCGGTGGTCACCCGGGAGGACATTGAGGCCGTGGTGGACTCCTGGGGCGGGGTCTACGTGGACGACAAGGACGACGAGAAGCTCATGCACCTGGAGGAGGAGCTCAGAAAGCGGGTGGTGGGCCAGGAGGAGGCCATCAAGGCCCTGGCCAACGCCCTTCGCCGGGCCCGGGTGGGCCTTGGGGGGAGGACCAGGGTGGCGGCCAGCTTCCTCTTCGTGGGCCAAAGCGGCGTGGGCAAGACCCAGCTGGCCAAGGCCTTGGCCGAGGTCCTCTTCGGCTCGGAGCGGGCCCTCATCCGCTTTGACATGTCCGAGTTCCAGGAGCCCCACTCCATCTCCAAGCTGATCGGGGCCCCTCCCGGCTACGTGGGCTACGAGCAGGGGGGCCGCCTCACCGAGGCCGTCCGCCGCCAGCCCTTCAGCGTGGTCCTCCTGGACGAGATTGAGAAGGCCCACCCCGACATCTACAACACCTTCCTCCAGGTCCTGGACGAGGGCCGCCTGACCGACGGCATGGGGCGGACCGTGGACTTCCGCCGGGTCATCCTCATCATGACCTCCAACACCGGCTACAACGTGGGCCCGGCCATCGGTTTCACCTCCAGGGAGGTGGACACCGAGTCCCCCTTGAAGGCCCTCTTCACCCCCGAGTTCCTGGACCGCCTGGACGAGGTCATCCGCTTCCGTCCCCTCACCGAGGAGGAGCTGGTGCGGGTGGCCGAGCTCATGCTGGAGGAGATCCAGAAGGAGCTCAAGGCCCGGGACGTAGAGGTCACCTTCGCCCCCGAGGTGGCCCGCTTCGTGGTGGACCAGGCCCCCAAGACGGGGAGCGCCCGGGCCATCCGTGGGGTCATCCGGGAGCGCATAGAAGACCCCCTCTCCCTGGCCCTCCTGAAGAAGCCCACGGGCCGCCTTTACGTGACCGTGGAGGACGGGGGCCTGGCCTTCCACGAGGTGGAGGAGTTCCTGGTCTAG
- a CDS encoding TlyA family RNA methyltransferase, which translates to MRLDRYLVEKGLVESREKAKRLIAEGKVRVGGRVVTKPAHPVPEGAAVELLEEERYVGRGAYKLLGALEAFPIAVAGKVAADLGASTGGFTQVLLERGASRVYAVDVGRGQLHPSLRQDPRVVVLEGVDARAVSLPEPVDLILMDLAFISATQVLPKALELLREGGEALVLVKPQYELWPGAHQGVVREEALRREALRRVRERAEALGFRVLGEKESPLPGKEGNLEYWLWLRAP; encoded by the coding sequence GTGCGCCTGGACCGGTACCTGGTGGAAAAGGGCCTGGTGGAGAGTCGGGAAAAGGCCAAGCGCCTCATCGCCGAGGGGAAGGTGCGGGTGGGGGGAAGGGTGGTCACCAAGCCCGCCCACCCCGTGCCCGAAGGCGCCGCCGTGGAGCTTCTAGAGGAGGAGCGCTACGTGGGCCGGGGGGCCTACAAGCTCCTCGGGGCCCTCGAGGCCTTCCCCATAGCCGTAGCGGGGAAGGTGGCCGCCGACCTGGGGGCCAGCACCGGGGGCTTCACCCAGGTCCTTCTGGAAAGGGGGGCCAGCCGGGTCTACGCCGTGGACGTGGGCAGGGGCCAGCTCCACCCAAGCCTCCGCCAGGACCCCAGGGTGGTGGTCCTCGAGGGCGTGGACGCCCGCGCCGTGAGCCTCCCGGAGCCCGTGGACCTTATCCTCATGGACCTGGCCTTCATCTCCGCCACCCAGGTCCTCCCCAAGGCGCTGGAGCTTCTGAGGGAGGGGGGCGAGGCCCTGGTCCTGGTCAAGCCCCAGTACGAGCTCTGGCCCGGGGCCCACCAAGGGGTGGTGCGGGAGGAGGCTTTAAGGCGGGAGGCCCTGAGGCGGGTCAGGGAACGGGCGGAGGCCCTGGGCTTCAGGGTCTTGGGGGAGAAGGAAAGCCCCCTCCCGGGCAAGGAGGGGAACCTGGAGTACTGGCTCTGGCTCAGGGCCCCTTGA
- a CDS encoding DUF3234 domain-containing protein has product MEPELSGTWYVLEGEPGEHLVVEALGRRLSGVWTTRAGAERFLAFHPELGMRVSPLESRALKEAFLRALGMLKVEAVLVDYQPGAHQARLAQVEDLLREVRRA; this is encoded by the coding sequence GTGGAGCCGGAGCTTTCCGGTACCTGGTACGTCCTGGAGGGGGAGCCCGGGGAGCACCTGGTGGTGGAGGCCCTGGGGCGGAGGCTTTCCGGGGTGTGGACCACGAGGGCCGGGGCCGAGCGCTTCCTGGCCTTCCACCCGGAGCTTGGGATGCGGGTGAGTCCCTTGGAGAGCCGGGCCCTCAAGGAGGCCTTCCTCAGGGCCCTGGGTATGCTGAAGGTGGAGGCGGTTCTGGTGGACTACCAGCCTGGGGCACACCAGGCCCGCCTGGCGCAGGTGGAAGACCTTTTGCGGGAGGTGCGGCGTGCGTAG
- the rpmI gene encoding 50S ribosomal protein L35, producing the protein MGKMKTHKGAKKRVKVTASGKVVAMKTGKRHLNWHKSGKTIRQKGRKFTLAKPEAERIKRLLPY; encoded by the coding sequence ATGGGCAAGATGAAGACCCACAAGGGCGCCAAGAAGCGGGTGAAGGTCACCGCTTCGGGCAAGGTGGTGGCCATGAAGACGGGCAAACGGCACCTGAACTGGCACAAGTCGGGGAAGACCATCCGCCAGAAGGGGCGGAAGTTCACCCTGGCCAAGCCGGAGGCGGAGCGCATCAAGCGCCTCCTGCCCTACTGA
- the infC gene encoding translation initiation factor IF-3, with translation MKEYLTNERIRAKQVRVIGADGQQLGIMDTQEALRLAREQDLDLVLVGPTAEPPVARIMNYSKWRYEQQVAEKEARKKAKRTEVKSIKFRVKIDDHDYQTKLNHIKRFLEEGHKVKVTIMFRGREMSYPELGQRLLERVAKDLEGLAVVEMKPELLGRDMNMLLAPAKVSA, from the coding sequence ATAAAGGAGTATCTGACCAACGAGCGCATCCGTGCCAAACAGGTGAGGGTGATCGGTGCCGACGGCCAGCAGCTGGGCATCATGGACACCCAGGAGGCTTTGCGCCTGGCCCGGGAGCAGGACCTGGACCTGGTCCTGGTGGGCCCCACCGCCGAACCACCGGTGGCCCGCATCATGAACTACTCCAAGTGGCGCTACGAGCAGCAGGTGGCGGAGAAGGAGGCCCGCAAAAAGGCCAAGCGCACCGAGGTCAAGTCCATCAAGTTCCGGGTCAAGATTGACGACCACGACTATCAGACCAAGCTGAACCATATCAAGCGCTTCCTGGAGGAGGGCCACAAGGTCAAGGTCACCATCATGTTCCGGGGGCGGGAGATGAGCTACCCCGAGCTGGGCCAGCGGCTTCTGGAGCGGGTGGCCAAGGACCTCGAGGGCCTGGCCGTGGTGGAGATGAAGCCCGAGCTTTTGGGCCGGGACATGAACATGCTCCTGGCCCCGGCCAAGGTGTCGGCCTAG
- a CDS encoding glutamine--tRNA ligase/YqeY domain fusion protein: protein MGLVPPNFITEIVEKDLREGKYERIKTRFPPEPNGYLHIGHARSIVLNFGLARDYGGKCYLRMDDTNPETEKEEYARAILEDVRWLGFEPDGIFYASDYFERMYECALLLIQEGKAYVDDLSEEEMSALRAEGKPSPYRERSVEENLDLFQRMARGEFPTGSRVLRAKIDPAHPNFKLRDPVLYRIVHAPHYHAGDRWVVYPLYDYAHPLEDFIEGITHSLCTLEFENNRAIYDWVIENVKGKCGFPLSPRPHQYEFARLDLSHTVLSKRKLIKLVEGGYVSGWDDPRLPTLRALRRRGVRPEAIIEFVRRTGISRNEALIPMDLFEEVVRDDLNPVAPRVLGVIDPLEVVLTNYQGEEWIEAPYWPRDIPKEGSRPLPFSGRIYIERSDFSLNPPKGWKRFAPGQRVRLRHAYVIELEDVVEEGGEVRRLKARVVPGTLGANPEDGVKPKGVIHWVSAAHALPVEFRLYGRLFLTADPEEGGDFLKNLNPKALEVRRGFIEPSVAKDPRETRYQLERLGYFWQDPVDSRPEALVLNRIVPLKEGFKAG from the coding sequence ATGGGCCTCGTCCCCCCGAACTTCATCACCGAGATCGTGGAAAAAGACCTACGGGAGGGTAAGTACGAGCGCATCAAGACCCGCTTCCCTCCCGAGCCCAACGGCTACCTCCACATCGGCCACGCCCGGAGCATCGTCCTCAACTTCGGCCTGGCCCGGGACTACGGTGGGAAGTGCTACCTGCGCATGGACGACACCAACCCCGAGACCGAGAAGGAGGAGTACGCCAGGGCCATCCTGGAGGACGTGCGCTGGCTGGGCTTTGAGCCGGACGGGATCTTTTACGCCTCGGACTACTTTGAGAGGATGTACGAATGCGCCCTCCTCCTCATCCAGGAGGGGAAGGCCTACGTGGACGACCTCTCCGAGGAGGAGATGAGCGCCCTGAGGGCCGAGGGGAAGCCGAGCCCCTACCGGGAAAGGAGCGTGGAGGAGAACCTGGACCTCTTCCAGAGGATGGCCCGGGGAGAGTTCCCCACGGGAAGCCGGGTCCTCAGGGCCAAGATTGACCCCGCCCACCCCAACTTCAAGCTGAGGGACCCGGTCCTCTACCGCATCGTCCACGCCCCCCATTACCACGCGGGGGACCGGTGGGTGGTCTACCCCCTCTACGACTACGCCCACCCCTTGGAGGACTTCATAGAGGGCATCACCCACTCCCTCTGCACCCTGGAGTTTGAGAACAACCGGGCGATCTACGACTGGGTCATTGAAAACGTGAAGGGCAAGTGCGGCTTTCCCCTCTCCCCCAGGCCCCACCAGTACGAGTTCGCCCGCCTGGACTTAAGCCACACCGTCCTCTCCAAGAGGAAGCTCATCAAGCTGGTGGAGGGAGGGTACGTCTCCGGCTGGGACGACCCCCGCCTCCCCACCCTGAGGGCCCTGAGGCGGCGGGGGGTGAGGCCCGAGGCCATCATAGAGTTCGTGCGCAGGACGGGCATCTCCCGCAACGAGGCCCTGATCCCCATGGACCTCTTTGAGGAGGTGGTCCGGGACGACCTGAACCCCGTGGCCCCCAGGGTCTTGGGGGTCATAGACCCCTTGGAAGTGGTCCTCACCAACTACCAGGGGGAGGAGTGGATAGAGGCCCCCTACTGGCCCCGGGACATCCCCAAGGAGGGGAGCCGCCCTCTCCCCTTCTCGGGAAGAATCTATATAGAGCGCTCGGACTTCAGCCTGAACCCCCCCAAAGGTTGGAAACGCTTCGCCCCGGGGCAGAGGGTGCGCCTCCGGCACGCCTACGTCATAGAGCTGGAGGACGTGGTGGAGGAAGGCGGGGAGGTACGGCGCCTCAAGGCCCGGGTGGTCCCCGGGACCCTGGGGGCCAACCCCGAGGACGGGGTTAAGCCCAAGGGGGTGATCCACTGGGTCTCGGCGGCCCACGCCCTGCCGGTGGAGTTCCGCCTCTACGGCCGCCTCTTCCTGACGGCCGACCCCGAGGAGGGCGGGGACTTTCTCAAGAACCTGAACCCCAAGGCCCTCGAGGTCCGCCGGGGCTTCATTGAGCCCAGCGTGGCCAAAGACCCCCGGGAGACCCGCTACCAGCTGGAACGCCTGGGCTACTTCTGGCAGGACCCCGTGGACTCCAGGCCCGAAGCCCTGGTCCTAAACCGCATCGTCCCCCTCAAGGAGGGCTTCAAGGCGGGCTAA
- a CDS encoding enoyl-CoA hydratase/isomerase family protein, with protein MVQVEKGRVATLFLNDPERRNPLSPKMVEGLLAALEELEADQGVRALVLTGRGQAFSAGADLAFLERVTEMGAEENYRHSLSLMALFRRLYTYPKPTVAAVNGPAVAGGAGLALACDLVVMEEEARMGFTEVRIGFVAALVSVLLTRAVGEKVAKDLLLTGRLVGAEEAKALGLVNRTAPKGEALKVAQALAEEVAENAPTSLRLTKELLAALPGMGLEEGFRLAALANAWVRETGDLKEGIRAFFEKRKPRF; from the coding sequence ATGGTCCAGGTGGAAAAAGGCCGCGTGGCCACGCTATTCCTGAACGACCCAGAGAGGCGAAACCCCCTCTCGCCCAAGATGGTGGAAGGCCTTCTCGCGGCCCTGGAGGAGCTGGAAGCCGACCAGGGGGTGCGGGCTCTGGTCCTGACGGGAAGGGGCCAGGCCTTCAGCGCCGGGGCCGACCTGGCCTTTTTGGAAAGGGTCACGGAGATGGGGGCCGAGGAGAACTACCGCCACTCCCTTTCCCTCATGGCCCTCTTCCGCCGCCTCTACACCTATCCCAAGCCCACGGTGGCGGCGGTGAACGGCCCGGCGGTGGCCGGAGGGGCGGGGCTCGCCCTGGCCTGCGACCTGGTGGTCATGGAAGAGGAGGCGAGGATGGGCTTCACCGAGGTCAGGATCGGCTTCGTGGCCGCCTTGGTCTCCGTCCTCCTCACCCGGGCCGTGGGGGAGAAGGTGGCCAAGGACCTCCTCCTCACGGGAAGGCTCGTGGGAGCGGAAGAGGCCAAGGCCCTGGGACTCGTGAACCGCACCGCCCCCAAGGGGGAGGCCCTCAAAGTGGCCCAGGCCCTGGCGGAAGAAGTTGCGGAGAACGCCCCCACCTCCTTGCGCCTCACCAAGGAGCTCCTGGCCGCCCTGCCGGGGATGGGCCTCGAGGAGGGCTTCCGCCTGGCGGCCCTGGCCAACGCCTGGGTGCGGGAGACCGGGGACCTGAAGGAGGGCATCCGGGCCTTCTTTGAGAAGCGCAAGCCCCGCTTCTGA
- a CDS encoding aspartate-semialdehyde dehydrogenase translates to MRVAVVGATGAVGREILKVLEARDFPLSELRLYASPRSAGARLPFRGEEIPVEPLPEGPLPVDLVLASAGGALSKALAPVWVQGGALVIDNSSAFRYEPWVPLVVPEVNREKIFTHQGIIANPNCTTAILAMALWPLHRAFRARRVVVATYQAASGAGAKGMEELLSETHRFLHGETPRAEVFAHPLPFNVIPHIDAFQENGYTREEMKVVWETHKIFGDDSIKISATAVRVPTLRAHAEAASVEFAEPVTPEAAREVLRGAPGVELVDEPEKRRYPMPLTASGKWDVEVGRIRKSLAFENGLDFFVVGDQLLKGAALNAVQIAEEWLKGP, encoded by the coding sequence ATGAGGGTGGCGGTGGTGGGGGCCACGGGGGCCGTGGGGCGGGAGATCCTCAAGGTCCTCGAGGCCCGGGACTTCCCCCTCTCCGAGCTCCGGCTCTACGCCTCCCCCCGCTCCGCTGGGGCGCGCCTCCCCTTCCGTGGGGAGGAGATCCCCGTGGAGCCCCTTCCCGAGGGGCCTCTGCCCGTGGACCTGGTCCTGGCCAGCGCCGGGGGGGCCCTCTCCAAAGCCCTGGCCCCCGTCTGGGTCCAGGGCGGGGCCCTGGTCATAGACAACTCCAGCGCCTTCCGCTACGAGCCCTGGGTGCCTTTGGTGGTCCCCGAGGTCAATCGGGAAAAGATCTTCACCCACCAGGGCATCATCGCCAACCCCAACTGCACCACGGCCATCCTGGCCATGGCCCTCTGGCCCCTCCACCGGGCCTTCCGGGCCAGGCGGGTGGTCGTGGCCACCTACCAGGCGGCCTCGGGGGCGGGGGCCAAGGGCATGGAGGAGCTCCTCAGCGAAACCCACCGCTTCCTGCACGGGGAGACCCCCAGGGCCGAGGTCTTCGCCCACCCCCTGCCCTTCAACGTCATCCCCCACATTGACGCCTTCCAGGAAAACGGCTACACCCGCGAGGAGATGAAGGTGGTGTGGGAGACCCACAAGATCTTTGGCGATGACTCCATAAAGATCAGCGCCACGGCGGTCCGGGTCCCCACCCTTCGCGCCCACGCCGAGGCGGCCAGCGTGGAGTTCGCTGAGCCCGTCACCCCCGAGGCCGCCCGGGAGGTTCTGAGGGGCGCCCCGGGCGTGGAGCTGGTGGACGAGCCCGAGAAGCGGCGCTACCCCATGCCCCTCACCGCGAGCGGCAAGTGGGACGTGGAGGTGGGCCGGATCCGGAAGAGCCTGGCCTTTGAGAACGGCCTGGACTTCTTCGTGGTGGGGGACCAGCTCCTGAAGGGGGCCGCCCTCAACGCCGTCCAGATCGCCGAGGAGTGGCTCAAGGGGCCCTGA